TAATTATCACAAAGGTGACACCACTGCTCTATTAGCATTGATCAGTGATTTAGTGTATCAAAGGTATTAAAGCTGTTCCTTAACCcttgctgttttttttcctttgtgtcctTGTTTAGCTAGCATCCTGTGAAGATGGGTGATTGGAGTGCCTTGGGAAAACTTCTTGACAAGGTTCAAGCCTATTCTACTGCAGGAGGGAAAGTGTGGCTGTCTGTCCTGTTCATTTTCCGAATCTTGCTATTGGGAACAGCGGTAGAATCTGCTTGGGGAGATGAACAGTCTGCATTCCGGTGTAACACTCAACAGCCTGGTTGCGAGAACGTCTGCTATGACAAGTCCTTTCCCATCTCCCACGTACGCTTTTGGGTTCTGCAGATCATATTTGTGTCTGTACCTACCCTTTTGTACCTGGCACACGTGTTCTACGTaatgaggaaagaagagaagctgaacaaaagagaagaagagCTTAAGGTAGTCGCAAATGATGGTGTGAATGTGGATATGCATCTCAAGCAAATAGAAATTAAGAAATTCAAGTATGGGATCGAAGAGCATGGCAAAGTGAAGATGCGTGGGGGACTGCTCCGTACTTATATCATCAGCATCCTGTTTAAATCTGTCTTCGAGGTGGCTTTCTTGCTGATACAGTGGTACATTTACGGGTTTAGCCTGAATGCCATCTACACCTGTGAGCGAGACCCATGCCCACACAGAGTGGACTGTTTCCTCTCCCGTCCAACTGAGAAAACCATCTTCATCCTCTTCATGCTGGTGGTGTCCTTGGTGTCTCTTGCCTTGAACATCATTGAGCTTTTTTACGTGTTCTTCAAGGGCGTCAAGGATCGTGTGAAAGGGAAAACCGACCCTTACTCCCACAGCGGTGCCATGAGCCCTTCCAAGGACTGTGGCTCCCCCAAATACGCTTATTACAATGGCTGCTCATCACCGACTGCCCCTCTGTCTCCCATGTCTCCCCCAGGGTACAAGCTCGTTACTGGAGACAGGAACAATTCCTCCTGTCGTAACTACAATAAGCAAGCCAGCGAGCAAAACTGGGCCAACTACAGCGCGGAGCAGAACAGAATGGGGCAGGCTGGTAGCACCATCTCCAACTCGCACGCCCAGCCCTTCGACTTCTCTGATGAGCACCAGAACACGAAAAAACTGGCGTCAGGACatgagctgcagcccctcaccATTGTGGACCAGAGgcctcccagcagagccagcagccgaGCCAGCAGCAGGCCTCGACCTGATGACCTGGAGATCTAAGCTTCTTGCTCCAGTACTTGCTCAACTATGAAACGACGTGCATTGGAAGATGCCGTCAGTGCTGATCTTGTTCCAGTGGAGGTGGTACTTAACAGTCTCAAGCAGGAGATTTTaacaatcattaaaaaaaaaaaagtaaaacaaacaagcaaacaaacttttaaaatacttgctgGTTCTTTGGGGGGTGTGGGGTTGGTGTGGGGTGGTACAGTACACATTGATATTTAATGTAGCTGGtttaaagaatttaaatactaaaaaaaaggaaaaaagatagGTAGTACTAAGGTAAAGGGCTGTTTTTCTAGAAAGGCTGTAAATATCTGagtgtatgtgtatgtgtgtactATCATGTTTGTTTCTAAAGAATCTTCCGTAATACTAAAACCCAATAATAACTGAACTCACATTTGTCAGGGTGAAGTGCTACCTGaagatgaaaacatttttcctattCAACATGCAAAAAAGTCCAGGATTGCCTCTGATCATTTCCCTGTCAAGAACATTCCATTCTTAGAAAGTGCACTTTGAAGGTAAACTTTCCTACGTGGTTCTCCGGGTTGTCGGAAGGCTCCTGTGAGGACAACTTACAGTCTTTGAGTCGTTCAATTCAAATTTCAGGCATGGCCCACCAAGGAATACTTCAGTCACCTGCTCTTCCAGCCCTTCATGCAGGTGTACTTTGTGATGTGCGTAAACAGGACGGCTCCACACAGGTGGAACCCGCAACGACACAGTCTTGCCCACAGCGATGCTTGTGTCCTGCTACTCATGTAGAGTGTCTTTAGTATTATATAAAACACAGTTTGCTGCCACTTGCAGATTTAAGCATCAAGACAAGCAAGCAACTGCCTTTAGTGAATTTTATCACACCTTTATGTGTACTAAGAGTGTACGTATGTGTGTGGATGTGGAGGTAAAGGTATACACAAAACACCCTCAGAAGCATAGGCTGACAAATAAACGCACACAGGTTACTTGCAGTTGACACTTTCTCATGGATATTGTGAACATGTGGGCCACTATGGTGTTTACATTCTCTGGTTCCTTCAATGTAAGTGAAGCACATGTcgttatatttttttaattctataaaatattttccatgtatCCTAAATGgatgctcttttaaaaataaaaaaatctaaaggGCCTAATCCTGGATGTCTTGCTCTGGAAAATCACTCTTTAAAGTTGTTGGGAGTTTTGCCTCAACAAAGTCTGCAGGATCAAGCCCAAGATGTAGCGAACCATGTTCTTGCTGGCATGAATGATTTTCTTTTGTAGAAGTTAGGGG
The DNA window shown above is from Corvus hawaiiensis isolate bCorHaw1 chromosome 3, bCorHaw1.pri.cur, whole genome shotgun sequence and carries:
- the GJA1 gene encoding gap junction alpha-1 protein, coding for MGDWSALGKLLDKVQAYSTAGGKVWLSVLFIFRILLLGTAVESAWGDEQSAFRCNTQQPGCENVCYDKSFPISHVRFWVLQIIFVSVPTLLYLAHVFYVMRKEEKLNKREEELKVVANDGVNVDMHLKQIEIKKFKYGIEEHGKVKMRGGLLRTYIISILFKSVFEVAFLLIQWYIYGFSLNAIYTCERDPCPHRVDCFLSRPTEKTIFILFMLVVSLVSLALNIIELFYVFFKGVKDRVKGKTDPYSHSGAMSPSKDCGSPKYAYYNGCSSPTAPLSPMSPPGYKLVTGDRNNSSCRNYNKQASEQNWANYSAEQNRMGQAGSTISNSHAQPFDFSDEHQNTKKLASGHELQPLTIVDQRPPSRASSRASSRPRPDDLEI